The Hyla sarda isolate aHylSar1 chromosome 1 unlocalized genomic scaffold, aHylSar1.hap1 SUPER_1_unloc_12, whole genome shotgun sequence genome has a window encoding:
- the LOC130297959 gene encoding oocyte zinc finger protein XlCOF8.4-like: MDKDRNEMTKRILHFTLEILHLLTGEDYTIVKKTWGECMAPSSHLHESGGRSRARGNITEPPPHSLIHEKKILELTHRITELLTREVPIRCQDVAVYFSMEEWEYIEGHKDLYQDIVMMEDHRPLTSQDGAIDRNPPERCPRPLYSQDCAEGNVPEKHQGENLMDIKFEVIDEPEEETNFQADQQYGVIDRNPPERCPRPLYSQDCPEGNVPEKHQGGDLTNNKVEDEEERMRGHNPCMREVKEEVPDVTPENPSKNSEGNFMLSVNDKGEDGEIMERSSGEDGEIMERSSGEDGEIMERSSGQDGEIMDRPSGQDGEIMDRPSGEDGEIMERSSGQDGEIMERSSGEYGEIMERSSGQDGEIMECCSGEDGKIMERSSGQDGEIMERCSGEDGKIMERPSGEDGEIMERPSGEDGGIMERSSGEDLLTPNVHPDLSDNNPPDHGEPSPHQPHIVTTRTEKKRIQCDECGKWFTKTAIYTHRRNHTGEKPYSCSECERCFLYRSELITHARSHTGEKPFPCSECGKCFLSKAQLVIHERNHTGEKPYSCSECGKCFTDKATCVRHETCHTGVKPYPCPICGKFFTRKSYLAVHERCHAGEKPHSCSECGKRFTDKSSLVRHERTHKRETPYLCSECGKYFTDKSSLIRHSRSHTGEKPYSCSECEKSFTRKSHLVIHKKSHTGVKPYSRSKCEKISS; this comes from the exons atggacaaggacaggaatgagatgactaagagaatattacacttcaccttggagatcctccacctgctgaccggagag gattacaccatagtgaagaagacatggggggagtgtatggcccccagcagccatctccatgAGTCAGGAGGACGGAGCAGGGCCCGGGGCAACATCACGGAGCCCCCACCTCACTCACTGATACATGagaagaagatcctagaactcacccacaggatcactgagctgctgactagagag gttcctataaggtgtcaggatgtggcggtctatttctccatggaggagtgggagtatatagaaggacacaaggatctgtaccaggacatagtcatgatggaggatcaccggcccctcacatcacaag ATGGAGccattgatagaaatccacccgagaggtgtccccgccctctgtattcccaggactgtgcagagggaaatgtcccagagaagcatcag GGTGAAAATCTGATGGATATAAAGTTTGAGGTTATAGATGAACCAGAAGAGGAGACTAATTTCCAGGccgatcagcagt atggagtcattgatagaaatccacccgagaggtgtccccgccctctgtattcccaggactgtccagagggaaatgtcccagagaagcatcag gggggagatctgactaataataaggtggaggatgaagaagagaggatgaggggccataacccgtgtatgagggaagtgaaggaggaagttccagatgttaccccag aaaatcccagtaagaattctgagggaaacttcatgttatctgtgaatgataaaggagaagatggagagatcatggagcgctcctcaggagaagatggagagatcatggagcgctcctcaggagaagatggagagatcatggagcgctcctcaggacaagatggagagatcatggatcgcccctcaggacaagatggagagatcatggatcgcccctcaggagaagatggagagatcatggagcgctcctcaggacaagatggagagatcatggagcgctcctcaggagaatatggagagatcatggagcgctcctcaggacaagatggagagatcatggagtgctgctcaggagaagatggaaagatcatggagcgctcctcaggacaagatggagagatcatggagcgctgctcaggagaagatggaaagATCATGGAGCgcccctcaggagaagatggagagatcatggagcgcccctcaggagaagatggagggatcatggagcgctcctcaggagaagacctccttacccctaatgtccatccagatctatcaGATAATAATCCCCCTGATCATGGGGAACCTTCTCCTCACCAACCGcacattgttaccacaaggacagagaagaaaaggattcAATGTGATGAATGTGGGAAATGGTTTACAAAAACAGCTATTTATACACACAGAagaaatcacacaggagagaagccatattcatgttcagaatgtgaaagatgttttttatatagatcagAGCTTATTACACATGCAAGAAGTCACACTGGAGAAAAGCCATTTccatgttctgaatgtgggaaatgttttttaaGTAAAGCACAGCTTGTAATCCATGAGagaaatcacacaggagagaagccgtattcatgctcagaatgtgggaaatgttttacagataAAGCAACTTGTGTTAGACATGAAACATGTCACACAGGAGTAAAGCCATATCCATGCCCGATATGTGGGAAATTTTTTACACGTAAATCATATCTTGCTGTACATGAGAGATGTCACGCGGGAGAAAAGCcacattcatgttcagaatgtggaaaacgtTTTACagataaatcaagtcttgttagacATGAGAGAACTCACAAAAGAGAGACAccatatttatgttcagaatgtgggaagtaTTTCACAGATAAATCAAGTCTTATTAGACATTCCAGaagccacacaggggagaagccatattcatgttctgaatgtgaGAAATCTTTTACACGTAAATCGCATCTTGTAATACATAAGAAAAGTCACACAGGAGTGAAACCATATTCTCgttcaaaatgtgaaaaaatatctTCTTAA